In Rhinoraja longicauda isolate Sanriku21f chromosome 39, sRhiLon1.1, whole genome shotgun sequence, one DNA window encodes the following:
- the LOC144611228 gene encoding putative G-protein coupled receptor 139 translates to MKTIFTNYSFFLLPSIVQAEMIYYPIIAVFGILANVISIVILSRGKCGLSKCVSRYLVAMAAGDLLVAVIDVLLYRVNQLYFPTTFLFITQVCSFHRALNHAVTDISVWLTLSFTFDRYLMICGHKLRSRFCTEKTAASVIATVCTLFCLKNIPWYFAFELVVTVHNVAWGCYTKQEFYTATTWISFTWIHKCFSPLLPMFLISLLNALTVGHILMASRVRKNLRGSKNGANQNDAEIQSRRKSIILLFAISGNFIMLWMTYFIYFLWTQITRRFYLTGYSDPSLIADETSYMLLLLSCCTNTCIYAVTQSKFREELKSGLKYLPIIMFKRVKEGSQCRNYKQ, encoded by the exons ATGAAAACTATATTCACCAATTATTCGTTTTTTCTGCTGCCTTCTATAGTCCAGGCAGAAATGATTTACTACCCGATTATAGCAGTGTTTGGAATTCTGG CAAATGTGAtatcgattgtgatcctgtcccggggaaagtgcggtctctccaaatgtgtATCACGCTATCTTGTTGCCATGGCTGCCGGGGATCTGCTGGTTGCTGTAATTGACGTTTTACTTTATCGTGTCAATCAGCTGTATTTCCCCACAACTTTTCTCTTCATTACTCAAGTGTGTTCCTTCCACCGGGCCCttaaccacgcagtcacagacaTTTCCGTGTGGTTAACACTCTCTTTCACATTTGATCGATATTTGATGATTTGTGGCCACAAGCTGAGATCCAGATTTTGCACCGAGAAAACTGCAGCCAGTGTGATAGCAACTGTGTGTACGCTGTTCTGCTTGAAAAACATCCCCTGGTACTTTGCATTTGAACTTGTTGTGACTGTGCATAATGTAGCATGGGGCTGTTATACAAAACAAGAATTCTACACAGCAACCACATGGATATCATTCACCTGGATTCACAAATGTTTCAGCCCACTGCTCCCAATGTTCCTGATATCActgctcaatgctctgactgtcgGGCACATTTTAATGGCCAGTCGAGTCCGCAAGAATCTGAGAGGCAGCAAGAATGGTGCGAATCAGAATGATGCCGAGATACAAAGCAGAAGGAAGTCAATCATCTTGCTCTTTGCAATTTCGGGCAACTTCATTATGCTTTGGATGACGTATTTTATATATTTCCTCTGGACACAGATAACAAGGCGATTTTATTTAACCGGTTACAGTGACCCGTCGCTAATCGCGGACGAAACCAGCTACATGCTACTGCTTTTGAGTTGCTGCACAAACACGTGTATTTACGCCGTCACTCAGTCTAAATTCAGAGAGGAACTGAAGAGCGGGTTGAAATATCTGCCGATAATAATGTTTAAACGTGTCAAGGAAGGAAGCCAATGTAGAAACTATAAGCAATAA